Proteins from a genomic interval of Medicago truncatula cultivar Jemalong A17 chromosome 3, MtrunA17r5.0-ANR, whole genome shotgun sequence:
- the LOC11407959 gene encoding probable disease resistance protein At4g27220 has protein sequence MGHFKKDCPEINGNSAQIVSEGYEDAGALMTLMGKLFSKAIEKSRYVFCFTCIIKEFNKEKVKLEAEMTNIRFDAKSLQEQVHKLIEENTETKKRCFFGFCPDCIWRCKRGEELTGKTEVIEKLIETAKKLKSVEFGRRLPEIEFYSGNYTSFKSRELKYKELLDAIKDENNYIIVLQGMAGIGKTTLVEQVFKQLRGSKHFEYAICVTVSFSPDIKKIQCYIAEFLGLKLEDISESDRCKKLLTRLTNGQKILVILDDVWDNLDFDVIGIPNSDNHKRCKVLVTTRNLEVCKKMACKKTIQLDILDEEEAWILFKWYARLTDISSKRILDKGHQIASECKGLPIAIAVLGNNLRAELSREKWDVALKSLQKDASMDDVDDVLVDIYKYLKLSYDYLKDEKAKELFLLCSLFVKDEEISNEILTRFGIGVGLYGEGYDKYKDARSQAVAATKKLLDSILLLETKKGDLKMHGLVHNAAQWIANKAIQRVNLSNKNQKSLVERDNNIKYLLCEGNLKDLFSSEFYGSKLEILILHVNMWGTVDIPISFLGSISGLRVLNLSNKSINLERPTLSLPQSISSLMNIRSLLVERVYLGNISILGSLQSLETLELDHCQIDELPCEIQKLKKLRLLNLEKCEIRSNNPIEVIQRCTSLEELYFCHSFNNFCQEITLPALERYRLSDGFGMMNDSLSKCVSFHHDHFTEATFKHVMQKIELLRLERVKKGWRNLMPEIVPIDQGMNDLIELHLKYDSQLQYLIYIEHIDSQVPTVFSKLVVLHLEEMENLEELCNGPISIDSMNNLEELTMECCQLLQTLSKCSLNLRNLKNMTLKSCPTLVSVFDLSTSRSLLLLESLEIIDCKILENIITCERRVEYDTREEILDGDIDNKSCSSVMFPMLKIVNIQSCPKLQFILPFISDGDLLLLETITIYGCHKLKCIFGQHQDFKFASLKEMMIGDSPNFIDIFPESYHSTLSSIEGSSNSISMRQPQLEPIESSIFSLESISYCLNIWEHAQWLSRPTSYIACHIKVMTLVNVSKIKSVLILSIAPKVLWEILTIRSCDELEQIILDVGDSIGGGNVFPNLKELNVENCDKMEYIVGHIKASDDHQNHNEVTRIHFPALECLKLWSLPSLIGMCTKRYRTTFPPSAVLKLDDCFVVDIKPIGNFTVPSSISRYHDRTTIKVNEISVEKGTSSANAKTITSSNHSKSVNFKTRPSSITCQFPSKPYEGDSSHIEEDLSSSLLVARELEKLVSEKYLNYENFSLLTDFFVKNPSVLLKDTSLSNRYKGYAYNCLAELLKFLQTHNVLDVLGSSHSEFVELLQDWMVLKRLLDSKHIPT, from the exons ACACTTATGGGGAAATTATTTAGCAAGGCAATAGAAAAATCACGCTATGTATTTTGCTTCACGTGCATTATTAAGGAATTCAACAAAGAAAAGGTGAAGTTGGAAGCAGAAATGACAAATATTCGATTTGATGCTAAATCTTTACAAGAGCAGGTGCATAAGCTCATTGAAGAGAACACCGAGACAAAGAAGAGatgtttttttggattttgtccTGATTGTATATGGAGATGTAAAAGGGGAGAGGAGCTGACAGGAAAAACAGAGGTGATTGAAAAACTGATAGAAACGGCAAAGAAACTAAAAAGTGTTGAATTTGGTCGTCGTCTTCCAGAAATTGAGTTTTATTCTGGAAATTACACTTCTTTTAAAAGCAGAGAGTTGAAATACAAAGAGCTTTTGGATGCAATAAAAGATGAGAATAACTATATAATTGTATTGCAAGGAATGGCGGGCATAGGTAAAACTACATTGGTAGAACAAGTATTTAAACAACTTCGCGGATCAAAGCATTTCGAGTATGCCATCTGTGTAACTGTGTCATTTTCTCCTGATATAAAAAAGATTCAATGTTATATTGCTGAATTCTTAGGACTGAAATTGGAGGATATCAGTGAATCAGATCGGTGTAAAAAGTTGTTGACCAGATTAACCAATGGTCAGAAAATTCTTGTGATATTAGATGATGTGTGGGATAATCTTGATTTTGATGTCATAGGGATTCCAAATAGTGACAATCACAAACGATGCAAAGTTCTTGTAACCACACGCAATCTGGAGGTATGCAAAAAAATGGCTTGTAAAAAGACAATTCAACTTGATATCTTAGATGAAGAAGAGGCATGGATCTTGTTCAAATGGTATGCCCGTCTAACTGATATTTCCTCCAAAAGAATTCTAGACAAGGGACATCAAATTGCATCTGAATGCAAAGGATTGCCAATTGCAATTGCTGTTCTCGGGAATAATTTGAGGGCCGAATTAAGTCGAGAAAAGTGGGATGTTGCTTTGAAGTCCTTACAAAAGGATGCGTCCAtggatgatgttgatgatgttttggttgacatttataaatatttgaagTTAAGCTATGATTATCTAAAGGATGAAAAAGCTAAAGAATTGTTCCTCCTATGTTCTCTATTcgtaaaagatgaagaaatttcaaatgaaattCTAACTAGGTTTGGCATAGGAGTCGGCCTTTATGGGGAAGGCTATGACAAATACAAAGATGCTCGAAGTCAAGCAGTTGCAGCAACAAAAAAACTCCTAGATTCAATTTTATTGTTGGAGACAAAAAAAGGTGATCTGAAAATGCATGGCTTGGTTCATAATGCAGCCCAATGGATAGCAAACAAAGCTATTCAAAGAGTAAATCTTTCGAACAAAAACCAAAAGTCATTGGTTGAAAGggataataatatcaaatatttgttaTGCGAAGGGAATCTAAAGGATTTATTTTCATCTGAGTTTTATGGGTCTAAACTTGAGATTCTAATTCTCCACGTGAACATGTGGGGTACTGTGGACATCCCCATTTCATTCTTGGGAAGTATTTCAGGGCTTCGTGTTTtgaatttatcaaataaaagtATTAATCTGGAGCGGCCAACTCTATCATTACCACAATCAATTAGTTCATTGATGAATATTCGTTCTCTATTAGTTGAAAGAGTCTATTTGGGTAACATCTCTATTTTGGGAAGCCTGCAAAGTCTAGAGACTCTTGAATTGGATCACTGTCAAATTGATGAACTTCCATGTGAAATTCAGAAACTGAAGAAACTGAGACTGTTGAACTTGGAAAAATGTGAAATTAGAAGTAACAATCCTATTGAAGTTATCCAAAGATGCACATCACTTGAAGAATTGTACTTCTGTCatagttttaacaatttttgtcAGGAAATAACCTTACCTGCATTGGAAAGGTATCGTCTCTCTGATGGTTTCGGTATGATGAATGATTCACTGTCAAAATGTGTGTCTTTTCACCATGATCATTTCACAGAAGCAACATTTAAGCATGTGATGCAAAAAATAGAGCTTCTTCGGTTGGAAAGAGTTAAGAAGGGATGGAGAAATCTCATGCCAGAAATTGTTCCTATAGATCAAGGTATGAATGATCTAATTGAGCTTCATTTGAAATATGATTCACAACTACAGTACCTCATATACATTGAACATATTGATTCTCAAGTACCAACTGTCTTCTCCAAGTTGGTTGTACTACATCTTGAGGAAATGGAAAATTTGGAAGAATTATGCAATGGTCCCATCTCAATTGATTCAATGAACAATTTAGAGGAGCTAACCATGGAGTGCTGTCAACTTTTGCAAACATTGTCTAAATGCAGCCTAAATCTTCGCAATCTGAAGAACATGACCCTAAAATCATGTCCAACGTTGGTTTCTGTTTTTGACCTGTCAACATCTCGAAGCCTGCTGCTGTTGGAGAGCTTGGAAATAATTGATTGCAAAATATTGGAAAACATAATTACATGTGAAAGGAGAGTGGAATATGACACAAGGGAAGAAATACTGGATGGTGATATAGATAACAAGAGTTGCAGCTCAGTGATGTTTCCAATGCTGAAAATTGTCAATATTCAGAGTTGTCCCAAATTACAATTTATACTTCCATTTATCTCTGATGGAGACCTTTTGTTACTAGAAACTATCACAATATATGGTTGTCACAAGCTGAAATGCATATTTGGCCAACACCAAGATTTCAAATTTGCTTCACTAAAAGAAATGATGATTGGTGATTCTCCGaatttcattgatatttttCCAGAATCTTATCATTCCACACTTTCATCCATTGAAGGGTCATCTAATTCCATTTCCATGCGACAGCCACAACTGGAGCCTATCGAATCCAGCATATTCTCATTG GAATCGATTTCATACTGTCTTAACATATGGGAACATGCTCAATGGCTTTCAAGACCAACATCATATATCGCATGTCATATTAAAGTGATGACACTGGTGAATGTTTCAAAGATAAAATCAGTGCTTATTTTGTCTATTGCACCAAAAGTATTGTGGGAGATCTTGACTATTAGAAGTTGTGATGAACTGGAGCAAATCATATTAGACGTTGGAGATAGCATTGGTGGAGGCAATGTCTTTCCAAACTTAAAAGAGCTCAACGTtgaaaattgtgataaaatggAATACATAGTTGGACACATTAAAGCTAGTGATgatcatcaaaatcacaatGAGGTGACCCGTATTCATTTTCCAGCTTTGGAATGTCTCAAGCTCTGGAGTCTTCCAAGTTTAATCGGCATGTGTACCAAACGTTATCGCACAACATTTCCACCTTCGGCGGTACTTAAACTCGATGATTGCTTCGTGGTTGATATTAAACCTATTGGTAATTTCACTGTTCCTTCTTCTATTTCAAGATATCATGACCGTACAACCATCAAG GTTAACGAAATAAGTGTTGAAAAAGGAACTTCATCGGCTAATGCCAAGACAATAACATCatcaaatcattcaaaatcAGTCAATTTCAAAACACGACCCTCTTCTATTACATGTCAGTTTCCTTCAAAGCCTTATGAAG GGGACTCTTCTCATATAGAAGAAGATTTAAGTTCTTCTTTGCTTGTCGCGAGGGAGCTTGAGAAACTAGTCTCTGAGAAGTATTTGAATTATGAGAACTTTTCTTTGTTGACTGATTTCTTTGTTAAGAATCCTTCAGTTCTCTTAAAGGACACTTCATTGAGTAACAGATACAAGGGTTATGCCTACAATTGCCTAGCTGAGCTATTGAAATTCCTCCAAACGCATAATGTGTTGGATGTGTTAGGTTCAAGCCATTCTGAATTTGTTGAGTTATTACAAGATTGGATGGTGTTGAAAAGATTGTTGGACTCAAAACACATTCCGACTTAA